The region CTATGGCGTTAAGTGTCAATTACAGTGTGGATAATGAGAATAAAAGCATTGATTTGACGTTGATTGTAAAAGAAGGAACCACTCCCGAAGAGGCGGTTACATTTGCTGATGTAGCGGTTCGGTTCTTAAATGATGAGGCATCAATGCAGGATTTTTCCTATGAAAAGTCAAGCAATACCTCTTACGGCGGATTTTTTAAGATTTATGATTTGCATCTTATCGTAATGCCGGACTATACGATGAAAGATAAGAAGTACTGGCTGGTGGATATGGACATCCCCAAGGGATCTGATGAAAAAATCGTACCAAAGGAAGGGGCAGTTGTTATGGAAACCACGGCTGCGGATCAGGAAGAGGATACGGAAAGCTCCGAGTCAGACCAATAAATGATTACATAGTTCAAAAAAACAGGGCTGAGGAACTGGTTCAATAACCAATTCTCAGCCCTGTTTTTCTGCATGGACTCCCTTGTGTTAAGGCTCAACCGATAGTCCGCTGTGGAAGGAATAATTGCCAAGCTCCTTTAAAAGCTTATTGTGGTCCAGATTGTTTAAGGGAACCGTGGAGGACAGCTCCTCATTGAGCAGATAGAACACGTCACTGCATTTTGCCATGGACTGATGGAAAAGCTCCGGAAAGGAGGCCTGGGATGCCAGGCGGCGGTTCCAGGGATTGCACCAGGTTTCATGGTTTAAATTCATGGTAACCACAGGATCAGGAGGAATGTCTGTTACCAGCTTCCGGGAAGCAAGAGGCGTACGGAGAAAAAGAGATTCCATAAATTCAATGCTGTTTTTCTTGCGGCTGGAAGGATCTGCAAGCGTCCGGCAGCCTAAGCGCATGGCCAGTATGGAGCGGGATACCATAGGGGAAGTTACCCGGAAATTATTCCTGTAATTCAATGGGTAATAGGCCTCATTAATGCATGCAGACAAAAATCCGGAGATAAACTGCAGCTCCTGGCCGTTTAAGCAAATGGTGGCCGCCTGATTGAACTGGGATGGCTTTTTCTTCTTGTACTTCATCAAAAGCAGTGCATCAATGTCATTTTCCAGCATGGCATGAAGGCCGTGGTGAAAATTGCCTGAATTTTTCACGTCATAATCGATCCTGCCGTATACGTAAGGGTGGCAGATGGAGTCTCCGATGTAATGGCAGAAGTAACCACTCATATAAGATATGGCCTGCTCTCTTTGCTGCCGGGATTCAATTTGGGACAAGTGGTTTAAACAGGAAACAAAAAAATCATGCACGTGATTTTCGTGCATATAAGAACCAACGTTTCTGTAATCCCTGTGGCGGAGAATCGGTATATTGTAAAAGAATATATCCGGTCCCTGAAGGCCAAGCTGATAAAGCCAGCGGTATTTGGAGATTATACGCTTTAAAGCGCTGCCTGGCATGTCATTATAAACCCTGACTCCCAGCAGATAGTGAGTGGTAAAACCCGGCATATTGTTCACCTCGCGTTAAAAATA is a window of [Clostridium] saccharolyticum WM1 DNA encoding:
- a CDS encoding zinc dependent phospholipase C family protein produces the protein MPGFTTHYLLGVRVYNDMPGSALKRIISKYRWLYQLGLQGPDIFFYNIPILRHRDYRNVGSYMHENHVHDFFVSCLNHLSQIESRQQREQAISYMSGYFCHYIGDSICHPYVYGRIDYDVKNSGNFHHGLHAMLENDIDALLLMKYKKKKPSQFNQAATICLNGQELQFISGFLSACINEAYYPLNYRNNFRVTSPMVSRSILAMRLGCRTLADPSSRKKNSIEFMESLFLRTPLASRKLVTDIPPDPVVTMNLNHETWCNPWNRRLASQASFPELFHQSMAKCSDVFYLLNEELSSTVPLNNLDHNKLLKELGNYSFHSGLSVEP